TGTCGTTTTGGACTTAAGCATATTTTGGAGTTTTTTAGAATGAAATAGCCCTGGGGTATTCCTTAGAGTGGTAAATAATCAGAATTTAAAACATTTTCAGGAGTAAAAATAGGAGTTGGGGGAAATAAATCAATACTTAAACCAGTTTCTGCTGCTGCTAATTCCCGAGCATCTTGATAACATTTAGCAAAGACTTCATGATAATAAGCTTTTAAACTAGGACTAATTTCTAAAGATTCCTGAATTCTTTTACGGTGTTCAACGATGGTAAATAACCAACTATTACTACGTTTTTCTGATTGATAACGATATTTGAGTAAGTGCATTAACAGAATGCGCAGGTTACTGTTAATCGCTCTTTTTTCACTCTTACCCATATCTTTTATTTCTTCAACTAAATTAACTAAATCAATTTCAGAAAATTTTTGATCTTGTAATAAATTAATAGTTTGTTCAATCCACAAGTAATAATCTTGTTCATACAATAAATTAGCTTTTTTAAAGTTATCTAAGACCATATTAATATCTTTCCAATTGACAAGTTTTTTTCGACGATACTAGGTTCAGGTTAAAATCTATATTGTTAGGTAGATTGAGAATTTATAATAAGGCAAAAGGTAAATGAAGAATTAAGAATTAAGAATGAGGCATTCATGCACTTATAAATATAATTAATAGCACCTAAAACTATTCAACCTAATACCTAAACCCTAACTCCTTTCCTCGGAAGTTCTATTTTTGCTATGATGATTAGTAAACTCTTTACAAATCTTAACTTACTCTATGCTAACTCTAACCTCCATTTCTGGGATACTTGAACAACAGCGAAGTTTCTTCGCCACTGGAAAAACTAAAGATATTTCCTTTCGGTTACAACAACTACAGCGATTAAAAGAGATAATTGCTTCTCAGCAAGAAAATATTCTCAAAGCTTTAAAAGCAGATTTAAATAAGCCAGAATTTGAGGGATACTTCGATATTATCGCAGTTGTCCAAGAAATTGACCTAGCTTTAAAAC
Above is a window of Gloeocapsa sp. DLM2.Bin57 DNA encoding:
- a CDS encoding DUF29 domain-containing protein — protein: MVLDNFKKANLLYEQDYYLWIEQTINLLQDQKFSEIDLVNLVEEIKDMGKSEKRAINSNLRILLMHLLKYRYQSEKRSNSWLFTIVEHRKRIQESLEISPSLKAYYHEVFAKCYQDARELAAAETGLSIDLFPPTPIFTPENVLNSDYLPL